In Candidatus Methylarchaceae archaeon HK02M2, a single window of DNA contains:
- a CDS encoding 4Fe-4S binding protein — translation MAKRLSVIDVDLCVGCQCCMFACNRRFAEAGLSRSAIHIKSVGGFERGFVVTVCRACSDPPCARVCPTNALVRREGGGVTLHMNKCIGCQNCLKECDIGAIFWDKNMNKPVICVYCGYCVDFCPFDVIKLESIRGE, via the coding sequence ATGGCTAAAAGATTATCAGTTATTGATGTTGATTTATGTGTCGGTTGTCAGTGTTGTATGTTTGCATGTAATAGACGTTTTGCAGAAGCTGGTTTATCCAGATCAGCTATACATATTAAATCTGTGGGAGGATTTGAAAGAGGTTTTGTAGTCACTGTCTGTCGAGCTTGTTCTGATCCTCCTTGTGCAAGGGTATGCCCCACAAACGCTCTTGTACGAAGAGAGGGTGGCGGAGTAACTTTACATATGAACAAATGCATAGGGTGCCAAAACTGTCTGAAAGAGTGTGATATAGGAGCCATATTCTGGGATAAAAATATGAATAAGCCAGTAATATGTGTGTACTGCGGTTATTGTGTAGACTTTTGCCCTTTTGATGTAATAAAACTTGAATCTATCAGAGGTGAATGA